The Desulfovibrio aminophilus genome contains the following window.
CGGCCATGAGCTGCAGGGCCTTCTCGGGATGCGAGCGCATCCACTTGCCGCCCGCGAAGAAGGTGGCCGGAATATGCTGGGCGCGGAGATGGTTGACGATTTCGTTCTGATAGCCCGCCACATTGGTGGCCCGTTCGCAGAGGTCGAAGGTCAGGGCCACGAGGCGTTCGCCCTTGGCCGGGTTCACCCGGCGGATGACCTCGCGCAGGTCCGCGGGCACGGGCGGCAGGGTGGTTTCGGGCGTCAGGCGGGCGGGCGGGCTGTTGTCCAGGGGCTGGGCCCAGGGCTTGGTCACCACGCGGTCGGCGGGCGTGCCGGCCAGCTGGGCCTCGGTCCACAGCCCGCGCAGGAGCGTTTCCGAGCCGCTGGAGGCGGCATGGGCGGTGGAGGCCGCCAGCAGGACCAGGACGGCCAGGGCGAGGCGCGTGAGTGTCGGCATGGGCCGGAACATACGGCGAACGCGCGGCCCTGGCAAGGCGGCGGCCCCGGCGTTCAATATGAGAAAGGGAATTTGCGCCCTTCCTTCTCGTAGCTCTTGTTCTTGTCGAAGTTGAAGTTGGGCAGGTCGCGGGGCGGCGCGTTGCGGCGTCGCCGGGCGCGCAGGGAGACGGCGATCACGGCCAGGCCCAGCAGGGCGAGGCCCCCGATCAAGGCGTAGGTCCAGAGGCTCATTGGTCGATCCCGTTGGTGGAAAGGGAAAAGGCCGGCGCCGTTGGCGGCGCCGGCCTTGAAGCATTCTGGTCGAGAACCCGGCTTAACGCTTGGAGTACTGGAAGCGGGCGCGGGCGCTCTTGAGGCCGTACTTCTTGCGTTCCTTCTCGCGGGCGTCGCGGGTCAGGAAGCCGGCCTTCTTGAGGACGCCGCGCAGCTCGGGATCCAGCTCGATGAGGGCGCGGGCGATGCCGTGCCGGACGGCCTGGGCCTGACCGGCCACGCCGCCGCCATTCACATTGATGGCGATGTCGAGCTTGTCCAGGGTGCGGGTGATCTTGAGCGGCTGCTGCACGATCATCTGCAGGGCCTTGCGGGGAAAATACTCCTCGAAGGGCCTGTCGTTGACCATGATCTTGCCCGAGCCCTTGTAGAGGCGGGTGCGGGCCACTGCGTTCTTCCTCTTGCCGGTGCCGTAATTGAAATCGCTCATTCGCTGACTCCCGAAAGGGATTGGTTGATCCTACAGGTCCAGGGGCTTGGGCTGCTGCGAGGCATGCGGATGCTCGGCGCCCGCGTAGACCTTGAGCTTGTTCAGCAGCCGGCGGGCGAGCCGGTTCTTGGGGAGCATGCCCTTCACCGCCGCGCGCAGAACCTCCTCGGGCTTCTTGTCCAGCATCTGGCGCAAGGTGCGCTCCTTGATGCCGCCCGGGTGGTTGGTGTGCTTGTAGTACATTTTCTTATCGAGCTTCTTGCCGGTAACGGCCACCTTCTCCGCGTTGACCACGACGAGGAAGTCGCCGTTGTCCATGTGCGGAGCGAACTCCGGCTTGTGCTTGCCGCGCAGCCGGTGGGCGATCCGGGCGGCCAGGCGGCCGAGGATCTTGTCCGAGGCGTCCACCACGAACCACTCGCGGTTGAGCTCGCTTTCCTTGGGCGTATATGTCTTCATCAACGTGCTCCTTGCTCGAAACTGGGAACCAGGACGTTTACGGATTTTTATCGCATCTGTCAACAGTCCGGAAAATTATTTTCCGCGCGGGGGGATTCCGGTCACTTGGCC
Protein-coding sequences here:
- the rplM gene encoding 50S ribosomal protein L13, with product MKTYTPKESELNREWFVVDASDKILGRLAARIAHRLRGKHKPEFAPHMDNGDFLVVVNAEKVAVTGKKLDKKMYYKHTNHPGGIKERTLRQMLDKKPEEVLRAAVKGMLPKNRLARRLLNKLKVYAGAEHPHASQQPKPLDL
- the rpsI gene encoding 30S ribosomal protein S9, which encodes MSDFNYGTGKRKNAVARTRLYKGSGKIMVNDRPFEEYFPRKALQMIVQQPLKITRTLDKLDIAINVNGGGVAGQAQAVRHGIARALIELDPELRGVLKKAGFLTRDAREKERKKYGLKSARARFQYSKR